In Candidatus Marinimicrobia bacterium CG08_land_8_20_14_0_20_45_22, the DNA window AGAATTTTCCGGAGGACGTTTACTGCGTTTGTCAAAAGGTTCTTCCCAGTTTAGCAAAAAATCCCATGCATCGTAGTAAATCTTGCGTCCCTGCGCCTCGATTACCATTAGGTGATTGACATTCCGGGCAGTATCGATATCCGATTTCAATTGCTCAATCTTTTGAATTGAGTGAAACACCCTATCCGGATGTTCTTTAAGATTCAGCAAGATGTGGAAAAACGCCGACTCTATGATTTTCTTCGCAATCTTCAGGCGTTCATCCGGATCAAGATAGGCTTTCACTTGATTGACCAATAGCTCGCCTGCGACTAATTTCTCACGCGGATAAAAACTGCCAGTATAAAAGCCGTAGTAATTGAATTGGTGCAGGACTATTCCATGCTCCGAAAGAAAGTTGAAAAAATTTGAGTTGTAATCATTCTGTCCAAAACAATAGAGCGATTCGACGGTCTCGATCGGAATCGGTTTGCGAACTGCTGGTTCGTTTTCGGTTTCAGTTTTATCAAAAAAAATGGTGTTGTCTTTACGACTCAGACGGCCATCGTTGAGAATGTAGAATGGTCTTTTCATGGATGGTTATTTGCTGATAGGTTGTTATTTCGATTTTTAGACGCAGATCCGTTATGATTACTTATGATAATGATTTTTATTTTTCTTTTCATAACTAATCGGCGTTAATTCCCTTTTCTCTTCTCATATTAAATAATTTCTCGAATTATTCCTTTATAAAGCTTTCCTGTAATACCTTTTCCTTCGCAACCAGGAGTATAAATCTGTGAAAAATGAATTTTTATTGGTTGACTATTTTCTTTCTGCTCGATTTTATAGTATGGCTCAAGAGTTCCTTTATTAATATGATTACTCGTAACATAATGGGCACTTTTTCCATCAACATTAATCTCATTTTTTGTGGAATCAGAAACATTCCATTTATCCGGTTTTAAATCCTTAATGTTTGCTAAACGCA includes these proteins:
- a CDS encoding subtype I-B CRISPR-associated endonuclease Cas1 — protein: MKRPFYILNDGRLSRKDNTIFFDKTETENEPAVRKPIPIETVESLYCFGQNDYNSNFFNFLSEHGIVLHQFNYYGFYTGSFYPREKLVAGELLVNQVKAYLDPDERLKIAKKIIESAFFHILLNLKEHPDRVFHSIQKIEQLKSDIDTARNVNHLMVIEAQGRKIYYDAWDFLLNWEEPFDKRSKRPPENSLNALISFGNSLMYTTTLGEIYHTQLNPTISYLHEPGVRRYSLSLDVAEIFKPFLVDKLIFRLINLKMIKLDDFDRDLNFCYLNEKGRKVFLKEWDERLRTTIKHRQLNRSVSYKQLIKLELYKLIKNLLKEKEYKPLHVWW